A DNA window from Fusobacterium sp. FSA-380-WT-3A contains the following coding sequences:
- the miaB gene encoding tRNA (N6-isopentenyl adenosine(37)-C2)-methylthiotransferase MiaB — MKKNATVITYGCQMNVNESAKIRKIMENLDYNITEDIEGTDVVFLNTCTVREGAATQIYGKLGDLKRVRDKRGTKIIITGCFAQEQGKKLLEKFPYIDIIMGNQNIGRIPEALDEIESNKKVKHVILTEYEEQLPPRIDADFDNKITASISIGYGCNNFCTYCIVPYVRGRERYVPMAEIVEQTKEFVKKGYKEIMLLAQNVNSYGRGLSKEETFANLLQNICDIEGDFIVRFVSPHPRDFTDDVIDVIAKNPKIARCLHIPLQSGSTRILKLMNRGYTKEQYLALIDKIKTRIPDIAITTDIIVGFPQETEEDFLDTLDVVRKSKYDTAFMFMYSIRQGTKAAEMDGHLSDDIKHERLQRLIALQTEISKEISETYAGKIERVLVEGPSKKNKNVLSSRTSTNKIVLFEGDKSLEGHFVDVKINECKTWTLYGELVQE, encoded by the coding sequence ATGAAAAAGAATGCTACTGTTATAACTTATGGTTGCCAGATGAATGTAAATGAAAGTGCAAAAATAAGAAAAATAATGGAAAATTTAGATTATAATATAACTGAAGATATAGAAGGGACAGATGTAGTATTTTTAAATACTTGTACTGTAAGAGAGGGAGCAGCAACTCAAATTTATGGAAAATTAGGAGATTTAAAAAGAGTTAGAGATAAAAGAGGAACTAAAATAATAATAACAGGTTGTTTTGCTCAAGAACAAGGGAAAAAATTATTAGAAAAATTTCCATATATAGATATAATTATGGGAAATCAAAATATAGGAAGAATTCCTGAAGCTCTTGATGAAATAGAGAGTAATAAAAAAGTTAAACATGTAATCTTAACAGAATATGAAGAACAATTACCACCTAGAATAGATGCTGATTTTGATAATAAAATAACAGCTTCAATATCTATTGGTTATGGATGCAATAATTTCTGTACTTATTGTATAGTGCCTTATGTAAGAGGAAGAGAAAGATATGTTCCAATGGCAGAAATTGTAGAGCAAACTAAAGAGTTTGTAAAAAAAGGTTATAAAGAGATTATGTTGTTGGCTCAAAATGTTAATTCTTATGGAAGAGGATTATCGAAAGAGGAAACTTTTGCAAACTTATTACAAAATATTTGTGATATAGAGGGGGATTTTATTGTAAGATTTGTTTCTCCACATCCAAGAGATTTTACAGATGATGTAATAGACGTTATTGCCAAAAATCCTAAAATAGCTAGATGTTTACATATACCTTTACAATCTGGTTCTACTAGAATATTAAAATTAATGAATAGAGGATATACAAAAGAACAATACTTAGCACTTATAGATAAGATAAAAACAAGAATACCAGATATAGCTATAACAACAGATATTATAGTTGGATTCCCACAAGAAACAGAAGAAGACTTTTTAGATACTTTAGATGTAGTAAGAAAATCAAAGTATGATACAGCTTTTATGTTTATGTATTCTATAAGACAAGGAACAAAAGCAGCTGAAATGGATGGACATTTAAGTGATGATATAAAACATGAAAGACTTCAGAGATTAATAGCTCTTCAGACTGAAATTTCTAAAGAGATAAGTGAAACTTATGCTGGAAAGATAGAAAGAGTATTAGTAGAGGGACCAAGTAAGAAAAATAAAAATGTTTTAAGTAGTAGAACTTCTACAAATAAAATAGTTTTATTTGAAGGAGATAAATCTTTAGAGGGTCATTTTGTAGATGTAAAAATAAATGAATGTAAAACATGGACTTTATATGGAGAACTAGTTCAAGAATAA
- a CDS encoding N-glycosylase/DNA lyase yields MKNQYFYEIEKKYKEIKPDIEKRLKEYKEIWEKGTNEDIHAELSFCILTPQSKARNAWKAITNMRNDGVLFIGTPEELTEYLNIVRFKNNKAKYLVLLRQQMTNKDGKIITKDFFKSFSSVAERRNWIVENIKGMSWKEAGHFLRNVGFGQEVAILDRHILKNLVRLEVINEIPKTLTKKLYFEIEEKMKKYCEEVGIPMDSFDLLLWYLEAGEIFK; encoded by the coding sequence ATGAAAAATCAATATTTTTATGAAATAGAAAAAAAATATAAAGAAATAAAACCAGATATAGAAAAAAGATTAAAAGAATATAAGGAAATTTGGGAAAAAGGTACTAACGAAGATATACATGCTGAGTTATCATTTTGTATACTTACTCCACAATCTAAAGCTCGTAATGCTTGGAAAGCTATAACTAATATGAGAAATGATGGGGTTTTATTTATAGGAACTCCAGAAGAATTAACTGAATATTTAAATATAGTAAGATTTAAAAATAATAAAGCAAAATATTTAGTTTTATTAAGACAACAAATGACAAATAAAGATGGGAAAATTATAACTAAAGATTTTTTTAAAAGTTTTTCTAGTGTAGCTGAAAGAAGAAATTGGATAGTGGAAAATATAAAAGGTATGTCATGGAAAGAAGCTGGACACTTCTTAAGAAATGTAGGTTTTGGACAAGAAGTGGCAATTTTAGATAGACATATTTTAAAAAACTTAGTTAGATTAGAAGTTATAAATGAAATTCCTAAAACTCTTACCAAAAAATTATATTTTGAAATAGAAGAAAAAATGAAAAAATATTGTGAAGAAGTAGGAATTCCAATGGACAGTTTTGATTTGCTTCTATGGTATTTAGAGGCTGGAGAAATATTCAAATAA
- a CDS encoding alpha/beta hydrolase, which yields MELLHRYTKDGLNLVGAYWEPKEKKACVVFTHGMFDNVIENNFIELIGENLSKEGYGFIFGHNRGYGVINSIIVRDPVTKKAGNKIIGSTYEKFGESIYDVDLWIETAKELGYKKIILASHSFGCLKNLYYLSKKGIEIIDGLILISAPDTAGLVGRREESKKMFLEAEQNIKAGNSKKIMEGKMLNIFPISSRTFYTFRKGSILDIFPLVEKPKSFGIFSDINKPILVILGEKDSVIVDTPEKDLEELKKRAIGTNDFSSKLIYGASHKYIKKERELSFTIVEWMKDRY from the coding sequence ATGGAATTACTTCATAGATATACAAAGGATGGATTAAATTTAGTAGGAGCTTATTGGGAGCCTAAAGAAAAAAAAGCCTGTGTTGTTTTTACTCATGGAATGTTTGATAATGTAATTGAAAATAATTTTATAGAATTAATAGGAGAAAATTTATCAAAAGAAGGGTATGGATTTATTTTTGGTCATAATAGAGGTTATGGAGTTATTAATAGTATAATAGTTAGAGACCCTGTAACAAAAAAAGCTGGTAATAAGATAATTGGTTCTACCTATGAAAAATTTGGTGAATCTATTTATGATGTAGATTTATGGATAGAGACAGCAAAAGAATTAGGATATAAAAAGATTATTTTAGCATCTCATAGTTTTGGATGTTTAAAAAATTTATATTATTTATCAAAAAAAGGAATAGAGATTATAGATGGATTAATTCTTATTTCGGCTCCAGATACAGCAGGATTAGTAGGAAGAAGAGAAGAAAGTAAGAAGATGTTTTTAGAGGCAGAACAAAATATAAAAGCTGGAAATTCAAAGAAAATAATGGAAGGAAAAATGTTAAATATATTTCCTATAAGTTCTAGAACTTTTTATACTTTTAGAAAAGGAAGTATTTTAGATATATTTCCTTTAGTTGAGAAACCTAAGAGCTTTGGAATTTTTAGTGATATAAATAAACCAATACTTGTAATTTTAGGAGAAAAGGATAGTGTAATAGTAGATACTCCAGAAAAAGATTTAGAAGAATTAAAGAAAAGAGCTATAGGAACAAATGATTTTTCTAGTAAATTAATATACGGAGCTAGTCACAAATATATAAAAAAAGAGAGGGAATTATCTTTTACTATAGTAGAATGGATGAAAGATAGGTATTAA
- the dapF gene encoding diaminopimelate epimerase yields the protein MKFTKMQGAGNDFLLIDGFKYNLEEIVPKIKNLCDRRFGVGGDGIMVALPSETCDIKMFYYNSDGSQGEMCGNGLRCFVKFVYEKGIVQKENLKIETLAGVQYADLIVRDKKVESIEIEIGNPIFNPKDIPVNIDGEEVFNREIEIFGEKIKFSTIFLGVPHTIIFMENESQYDINKIGRGIEIHPLFPKKTNVNFICVKDRKTIKIFTWERGAGRTLACGTGSCSAGLVSYKLGYTEKEAKIITEGGDLYIKVLENGVKLRGGAEITFEGEVDLKKY from the coding sequence ATGAAATTTACAAAAATGCAAGGGGCTGGTAATGATTTTTTATTAATTGATGGTTTTAAATATAATTTAGAAGAAATTGTACCTAAAATAAAAAATTTATGTGATAGAAGATTTGGAGTAGGTGGAGATGGAATAATGGTAGCTCTACCTAGTGAAACTTGTGATATAAAAATGTTTTACTATAATAGCGATGGTTCTCAAGGAGAAATGTGTGGAAATGGTCTAAGATGTTTTGTAAAATTTGTATATGAAAAAGGAATTGTTCAAAAAGAAAATTTAAAAATTGAAACTTTGGCTGGAGTTCAATATGCTGATTTAATAGTTAGAGACAAAAAAGTAGAATCTATTGAAATAGAAATAGGAAATCCTATTTTTAATCCTAAAGATATACCTGTCAATATAGACGGAGAAGAGGTATTTAATAGAGAAATAGAAATTTTTGGAGAAAAAATAAAATTTTCTACTATTTTTTTAGGAGTTCCTCATACAATTATATTTATGGAAAACGAAAGTCAATATGATATAAATAAAATTGGAAGAGGGATAGAAATACATCCCTTATTTCCTAAGAAAACAAATGTAAATTTTATTTGTGTAAAAGATAGAAAAACAATAAAAATATTTACATGGGAAAGAGGAGCTGGAAGAACTTTAGCTTGTGGAACTGGTTCTTGTTCAGCAGGATTAGTATCTTATAAATTAGGATACACAGAAAAAGAAGCTAAAATAATTACTGAAGGTGGAGATTTATATATAAAAGTTTTAGAAAATGGAGTAAAACTTCGTGGTGGAGCTGAAATTACTTTTGAAGGAGAAGTTGATTTAAAAAAATATTAA
- a CDS encoding histidine phosphatase family protein, with translation MEIYFVRHGETEWNLKKIFQGVKNSPLTSLGKEQARKLKIKLNPIQFTHYYSSPLGRAVETLEILTEDRKEKKLETIEYFREIDMGKMEGVPRDEFEKTYPTEFYNLWYNGKEYDPSKYNGETFQEVLTRVKKGLDYLEKNHKENDKILIVSHGIALEAIFACINNQGVETFSERQVPQNTSLTIVEYKDKKFKILDFSNTSHLDEEN, from the coding sequence ATGGAAATTTACTTTGTTCGTCATGGAGAAACAGAGTGGAATCTAAAAAAAATATTTCAAGGAGTAAAAAATTCTCCTTTAACAAGTTTAGGAAAGGAACAAGCAAGAAAATTAAAAATTAAATTAAATCCTATACAATTTACACATTATTATTCATCACCACTTGGGAGAGCAGTTGAAACTTTAGAAATATTAACAGAAGATAGAAAAGAAAAAAAATTAGAAACAATAGAATATTTTAGAGAGATAGATATGGGAAAAATGGAAGGTGTTCCCAGAGATGAGTTTGAAAAAACTTATCCGACAGAATTTTATAATTTATGGTATAATGGAAAAGAATATGACCCAAGTAAATATAATGGAGAAACTTTTCAAGAAGTATTAACTAGAGTAAAAAAAGGATTAGATTATTTGGAGAAGAATCATAAAGAAAATGATAAAATTTTAATAGTATCTCATGGGATAGCATTAGAAGCTATATTTGCTTGTATAAATAATCAAGGAGTTGAAACTTTTTCTGAAAGACAAGTACCACAAAATACAAGTTTAACAATAGTAGAGTACAAAGATAAAAAATTTAAAATTTTAGATTTTTCAAATACATCACATTTAGATGAAGAAAATTAG
- a CDS encoding LrgB family protein yields the protein MDIKLLDTPFFGIIISLLAFNIGLYIFEKSKKFPLLNPLVTSGAIIIIFIKLFNIPLSYYEKGGNIIAFFLAPATVALSMPLYRQINKLKENFLPIIIGSLVGAVTAIISIIFLGKLLGIDEILIKSFIPKSITTPLGMELSALIGGIPPITVFAIILTGISGNAMAPYVCKIFRIEHPVAKGLGIGISSHAVGTAKAIEMGEVEGAMSALSIVIAGIITFIVAPILLILI from the coding sequence ATGGATATAAAATTATTAGATACTCCTTTTTTTGGGATAATTATAAGTTTATTGGCTTTTAATATTGGATTATATATTTTTGAAAAATCAAAAAAATTCCCACTATTAAATCCTTTAGTAACAAGTGGGGCCATAATAATAATATTTATAAAATTATTTAATATTCCATTGAGTTATTATGAAAAAGGCGGAAATATAATAGCTTTCTTTTTAGCTCCAGCTACAGTAGCTTTATCAATGCCACTTTATAGACAGATAAATAAATTAAAAGAGAATTTTTTACCTATAATAATAGGTTCTTTAGTAGGGGCAGTTACTGCAATAATTTCTATAATATTTTTAGGTAAATTATTAGGAATTGATGAAATTTTAATAAAATCCTTTATACCAAAATCTATAACAACACCATTAGGAATGGAATTGAGTGCTTTAATAGGTGGAATCCCTCCTATTACAGTTTTTGCAATAATTTTAACAGGAATAAGTGGAAATGCTATGGCTCCGTATGTATGTAAAATTTTTAGAATAGAACATCCAGTAGCAAAAGGCTTAGGAATTGGAATTTCAAGTCATGCTGTAGGGACAGCAAAGGCTATTGAAATGGGAGAAGTTGAAGGAGCTATGAGTGCTTTATCAATAGTTATAGCTGGAATAATAACTTTCATAGTAGCACCAATATTATTAATACTTATATAA
- a CDS encoding CidA/LrgA family protein has translation MFIQLLILLSINFLGILLQKLFNLPLPGTIIGMIILFVLLYKKVLNEKNIGNVCDHLIKVMILLFLPAVVNLMEHYHYLKTDIIKIVILLVVTTALTMGITGKTVEFLIKKMGGK, from the coding sequence ATGTTTATTCAACTTTTAATTTTATTATCAATTAATTTTTTAGGTATTTTACTTCAAAAACTTTTTAATTTACCATTACCTGGAACTATTATAGGTATGATAATATTATTTGTTTTACTTTATAAAAAAGTTCTCAATGAAAAAAATATTGGGAATGTGTGTGACCATTTAATTAAAGTTATGATACTATTATTTTTACCAGCAGTAGTTAATTTAATGGAACATTATCATTATTTAAAAACTGATATAATAAAAATAGTAATTTTATTGGTAGTAACTACAGCTCTAACTATGGGAATAACAGGAAAAACTGTTGAATTTTTAATAAAAAAAATGGGAGGAAAATAA
- a CDS encoding M20 family metallopeptidase — protein sequence MEKFFYDIRSKLHKIPEIALEEYKTSKFIRDFLKNLNIEYIEIGTSTLAIFYGEEDNWIGFRADIDALPIQEENEKEYKSKIDGMMHACGHDGHTTNLLYFAKWLQNEINNGKILKKSIMLIFQSGEEGKGGARFIANSEFFKNKTFEGIFAFHVTPDLEEGKITTCSGPMSFQNINFDITLTGKGCHGAQPHKGIDSILIGAKLVEAYQSIVSRNIDPLEPIVLTIGSFKAGEVRNVIPDEVKILGTIRFFNTELIEFLKERITSINEGFEKAFGVKIQMSFVPFYPPVINSPELYRKFEKIISKEKFIKNIKLSGSEDFSFYLQNGNKGLMFLLGVKNEKKGFIYPLHSSKFDFNPSVLKESFIIFKNLLLEMNSFK from the coding sequence TTGGAAAAATTTTTTTATGATATTAGGTCAAAATTACATAAAATTCCTGAAATTGCATTAGAAGAATATAAAACTTCTAAATTTATTAGAGATTTTTTAAAAAATTTAAATATAGAATATATAGAAATTGGGACTAGCACCCTTGCCATTTTTTATGGTGAAGAAGATAATTGGATTGGATTTAGAGCTGATATAGATGCTTTACCTATACAAGAAGAAAATGAAAAAGAATATAAATCTAAAATAGATGGTATGATGCATGCTTGTGGACATGATGGTCATACTACTAATTTACTTTATTTTGCAAAATGGTTACAAAATGAAATTAATAATGGTAAAATTTTAAAAAAATCTATTATGTTAATCTTCCAATCTGGTGAAGAAGGAAAAGGTGGAGCTAGATTTATAGCCAATTCTGAATTTTTTAAAAATAAAACTTTTGAAGGAATTTTTGCTTTTCATGTTACTCCTGACCTAGAAGAAGGAAAAATAACTACTTGTTCTGGTCCAATGAGTTTTCAAAATATAAATTTTGATATAACTCTTACTGGAAAAGGTTGTCATGGTGCTCAACCACATAAGGGAATTGATTCCATTCTTATTGGAGCAAAACTTGTTGAAGCTTATCAATCAATAGTTTCAAGAAATATAGACCCTTTAGAACCTATAGTTTTGACTATAGGAAGTTTTAAAGCTGGAGAAGTAAGAAATGTTATCCCTGATGAAGTAAAAATTTTAGGAACAATTAGATTTTTTAATACTGAATTAATTGAATTTTTAAAAGAAAGAATTACTTCTATTAATGAGGGATTTGAAAAAGCTTTTGGAGTTAAAATCCAAATGTCATTTGTTCCCTTTTATCCTCCTGTAATAAATTCTCCTGAATTATATAGAAAATTTGAAAAGATAATTTCTAAAGAGAAATTTATAAAAAATATTAAATTATCTGGTTCTGAAGATTTTTCATTTTATCTACAAAATGGTAATAAAGGATTAATGTTTTTATTAGGAGTAAAAAATGAAAAAAAAGGGTTTATTTATCCTTTACATAGTTCAAAATTTGATTTTAATCCTAGTGTTTTAAAAGAAAGTTTTATAATTTTTAAAAATTTACTATTGGAAATGAATTCTTTTAAATAA
- the mgsA gene encoding methylglyoxal synthase, whose amino-acid sequence MSKTIALIAHDKKKDELVDFVKKHKEFFINYNLVGTGTTGGRIVQATDLEVTRYLSGPLGGDQQIGADIASGKILAVFFFRDPLSAMPHEPDVQALIRLCDVHKVPVATNSRTAELLIVGLKEEANK is encoded by the coding sequence TTGAGTAAAACAATAGCTCTTATAGCTCATGATAAGAAAAAAGATGAGTTAGTTGATTTTGTAAAAAAACATAAAGAATTTTTTATAAATTACAACTTAGTTGGAACAGGAACAACAGGAGGAAGAATTGTCCAAGCTACAGATTTAGAGGTCACTAGATATCTGTCTGGTCCTTTAGGAGGAGACCAACAAATAGGAGCAGATATTGCTTCTGGAAAAATATTAGCTGTATTTTTCTTTAGAGATCCTTTATCAGCAATGCCTCATGAACCAGATGTTCAAGCTCTTATTCGTCTTTGTGATGTCCATAAAGTACCAGTTGCTACAAATTCAAGAACAGCTGAACTTTTAATAGTTGGACTAAAAGAAGAAGCTAATAAGTAA
- a CDS encoding HU family DNA-binding protein yields MLKKDFVEKYYVKGEFASKAEAERKIAAFLECVEEVVLAGDEISFLGFGKFCVGERSARTGRNPQTGEEMEIPAKKVVKFKAGKSFNDKLNK; encoded by the coding sequence ATGTTAAAAAAAGATTTTGTTGAAAAATATTATGTAAAAGGTGAATTTGCATCTAAAGCTGAAGCTGAAAGAAAAATAGCTGCTTTCTTAGAATGTGTAGAAGAAGTTGTTTTAGCTGGAGATGAAATTTCTTTCTTAGGTTTTGGAAAATTCTGTGTTGGAGAAAGATCTGCTAGAACAGGAAGAAACCCTCAAACTGGAGAAGAAATGGAAATACCAGCAAAAAAAGTTGTTAAATTTAAAGCTGGAAAATCTTTCAATGATAAATTAAACAAATAA
- a CDS encoding fumarylacetoacetate hydrolase family protein, with protein sequence MKFLRFTPKEKYEELIGVLSKDEKEVFDLNFFELGKKYSSMQEIIENFNEVELKIVKNLLSGNLNGQGKYKLEEVKILSPLKRTVHDIICSGFNYADHLKEIKKDSSNKVMNSVYFSKRATKLLGLDDEIDGHLDLDPALDYEVELAVIIGKTGKKIKKEEVEDYIFGYTIMNDVSARTLQGKHRQWYIGKSLDTFTCLGPVIVTKDELPMPLNLEIKSILNGELRQHSNTNLMIHGVAELINEISQGITLEPGDIIATGTCSGVGVGFDPPKYMKSGDIIECQIEKIGTLRNKIK encoded by the coding sequence ATGAAATTTTTAAGATTTACTCCTAAAGAAAAATATGAAGAATTAATTGGAGTCCTTTCTAAAGATGAAAAAGAAGTTTTTGATTTAAACTTTTTTGAATTAGGAAAAAAATATTCTTCTATGCAAGAAATTATAGAAAATTTTAATGAAGTTGAATTAAAAATTGTTAAAAATTTATTGTCTGGTAATTTAAATGGACAAGGAAAATATAAATTAGAAGAAGTAAAAATTCTTTCTCCTCTAAAAAGAACTGTTCATGACATTATTTGTTCTGGATTTAATTATGCAGACCATTTAAAAGAAATAAAGAAAGATTCATCTAACAAAGTTATGAATAGTGTTTATTTCTCTAAAAGAGCAACTAAACTTCTTGGATTAGATGATGAAATTGATGGACATTTAGATTTAGACCCTGCTCTTGATTATGAAGTTGAATTAGCTGTAATTATTGGTAAAACAGGTAAAAAAATAAAAAAAGAAGAGGTAGAAGATTATATCTTTGGTTATACAATTATGAACGATGTTTCAGCAAGAACTTTACAAGGAAAACATCGTCAATGGTATATAGGAAAAAGTTTAGATACTTTTACATGCTTAGGACCTGTTATTGTCACAAAAGATGAGCTACCTATGCCACTTAATTTAGAAATCAAAAGTATTTTAAATGGTGAACTTAGACAGCATTCTAATACAAACTTAATGATTCATGGAGTAGCAGAATTAATTAATGAAATTTCACAAGGTATAACTTTAGAACCAGGTGATATTATAGCAACAGGTACTTGTTCTGGTGTTGGTGTTGGATTTGACCCACCTAAATATATGAAATCTGGAGATATTATTGAGTGTCAAATAGAAAAAATTGGAACATTAAGAAATAAAATAAAATAA
- a CDS encoding HAD family hydrolase, with protein MAIKLILFDLDGTLMNTLEDLTDSTNHILTINNFPTRTIEEIRTFVGNGIRKLIERAVPENTSESIIEKCYQEMIIYYKEHSLIKTSPYSGVKELIKSLHSKGIKIGIITNKAQNSADVIVDKFFKNSIDLVIGDNNKFPLKPNPDSINEVIKYFNVSKNETIYIGDSEVDLLTGKNADVKTIAVLWGFRDKEFLIKKGGKIFAKTSKELEKLLETF; from the coding sequence ATGGCTATAAAATTAATTTTATTTGATTTAGATGGAACTCTTATGAATACTTTGGAAGATTTAACAGACAGTACAAATCACATCTTAACAATAAATAATTTTCCTACAAGAACTATTGAAGAAATCAGAACTTTTGTCGGAAATGGAATAAGAAAATTAATAGAAAGAGCAGTACCAGAAAATACCTCTGAATCTATTATAGAAAAATGTTATCAAGAAATGATTATTTATTATAAAGAACACTCTTTAATCAAAACTTCCCCTTATTCTGGAGTAAAAGAATTAATAAAATCTTTACATTCAAAAGGTATAAAAATAGGAATTATCACAAATAAAGCTCAGAATTCAGCTGATGTTATTGTTGATAAATTTTTTAAAAATTCTATTGATTTAGTTATTGGAGATAATAATAAATTTCCTTTAAAACCAAATCCAGATAGTATTAATGAAGTTATCAAATATTTTAATGTTTCAAAAAATGAAACTATTTATATTGGAGATTCTGAAGTAGATTTACTTACAGGAAAAAATGCTGATGTAAAAACTATTGCTGTTTTATGGGGATTTAGAGACAAAGAATTTTTAATAAAAAAAGGTGGAAAAATTTTTGCTAAAACTTCAAAAGAATTAGAAAAATTGTTAGAAACTTTTTAA
- a CDS encoding AEC family transporter: MMIENLLVSLNVVFPIFVMLAIGVYVRKKKMVTDESLGIMNKLVFRIFMSSLLFINISNMDVKAVLDVKNLKLVGIIWGSLFFITICCYFLFERTMTDRNKIPVMIQGAYRANLALFGIPMAMSLYGEKGLGVMSLVSAAAIPLTNMMAVSLLEGYATKKVNFKKVLVSIAKNPLIICSTLALIVVFLDIKLPKLIKNPIVSLGQVATPLSFVVLGATLKFDSLVKNLRLSMIANTIKLVILPLIAMTIGIKVGFTNEHLLGILGATGAPGAVSSFIMVKEIGGDEDLAAELVVSSTLISILTLFLWIFILKTFNYL, from the coding sequence ATGATGATTGAAAATTTATTAGTATCTTTAAATGTAGTTTTTCCTATTTTTGTGATGTTAGCTATTGGTGTATATGTGAGAAAGAAAAAAATGGTAACAGACGAGTCTTTAGGTATTATGAATAAATTAGTTTTTAGGATATTTATGAGTTCTTTACTCTTTATAAATATATCAAATATGGATGTGAAAGCTGTATTAGATGTAAAAAATCTAAAGTTAGTAGGAATTATATGGGGGTCATTATTTTTTATAACTATATGTTGTTATTTTTTATTTGAGAGAACAATGACAGATAGAAATAAAATTCCTGTAATGATTCAAGGGGCTTATAGAGCAAATTTAGCTTTATTTGGAATTCCTATGGCAATGTCACTATATGGAGAAAAAGGATTGGGTGTAATGTCTTTAGTTAGTGCAGCTGCTATTCCTTTAACAAATATGATGGCAGTAAGTTTATTAGAAGGTTACGCAACTAAAAAGGTAAATTTTAAGAAAGTACTTGTTTCAATAGCTAAAAATCCTTTAATAATTTGTAGTACACTAGCTTTAATAGTTGTATTTTTAGATATAAAATTACCAAAACTTATAAAAAATCCTATAGTTAGTTTGGGACAAGTTGCTACTCCATTATCATTTGTTGTATTAGGAGCTACTTTGAAGTTTGATAGTTTAGTAAAAAATTTAAGATTAAGTATGATAGCAAATACAATAAAATTAGTAATTTTACCTTTAATAGCTATGACAATAGGAATAAAGGTTGGATTTACAAATGAGCATTTATTAGGAATATTAGGGGCTACAGGAGCTCCAGGAGCTGTATCTTCATTTATAATGGTAAAAGAAATTGGAGGAGATGAAGATTTAGCTGCTGAATTAGTAGTATCTTCAACATTAATATCTATATTAACATTATTTTTATGGATATTTATTTTGAAAACTTTTAATTACTTATAG